A single region of the Brachypodium distachyon strain Bd21 chromosome 3, Brachypodium_distachyon_v3.0, whole genome shotgun sequence genome encodes:
- the LOC100839229 gene encoding hyphally regulated cell wall protein 1, producing the protein MRTMMACHMKAVVVFGAAVLAASVLAAEGRAARKDLGLGLNLGGGGGVGVGSGGGLGIGTGGGVGIGSGIGVGIGGGGSGSGSGSGSYSGSGSGSGSGSGSGSGSYSGSSSGSGSSSGGSGAGSHAESGAGSSAGSGSGGAGSYAGSRAGSYAGSNSGDGGSGAGSYAGSEAGSYAGSGAGPHGGSGAGSYAGSEAGSYAGSGAGPHGGSGAGSYSGSRAGSYAGSGHGK; encoded by the coding sequence ATGCGCACGATGATGGCTTGTCACATGAAGGCCGTCGTCGTGTTCGGGGCTGCCGTGCTGGCTGCATCTGTGCTTGCGGCTGAGGGCCGCGCCGCACGGAAGGACCTTGGGCTGGGCCTCaacctcggcggcggcggcggggtcggagTGGGCTCCGGCGGTGGCCTGGGCatcggcacgggcggcggcgtggggatcGGCTCAGGGATCGGTGTGGGCATTGGCGGCGGGGGCTCTGGGTCCGGCTCCGGTTCCGGGTCTTACTCAGGCTCTGGGtctggctccggctccgggtCAGGGTCAGGGTCCGGATCTTACTCAGGCTCGAGCTCGGGTTCCGGCTCGTCATCGGGCGGCTCAGGCGCGGGCTCACACGCCGAGTCAGGCGCCGGCTCGAGCGCGGGGTCTGGCTCTGGCGGAGCAGGGTCGTACGCCGGCTCCCGAGCTGGCTCCTACGCGGGCTCTAACAGTGGAGACGGAGGATCCGGCGCGGGCTCTTACGCTGGCTCGGAAGCTGGCTCGTACGCAGGGTCCGGAGCCGGCCCGCATGGAGGTTCCGGGGCAGGTTCGTACGCCGGCTCGGAAGCCGGCTCCTACGCAGGGTCAGGAGCTGGCCCGCATGGAGGGTCCGGGGCCGGCTCGTACTCTGGGTCCAGGGCTGGCTCCTACGCTGGCAGTGGGCATGGCAAGTGA